tctccagaattttgaatttgctccagaaggcgtgaatatgaagttgagcagctaaaaatcgagttgtatattacactcgacctgtttaacgagtttatccacatttgagccgattttgaaagtgatacctcaaaagtggtttttttgaccagcttttttcaaaattaaaaaatccaaaaaatcaaaagataaccaaTTGtgaggcaatttttgaaatttgtgcgaatcgctgtatttcttcaagaactaacccccggagcgcaaattctaccatttccagccgttttggagcgagagtgacacctcaaaaagccactcttgaggtgtcactctcaaaatcggctcaaatgtggataaactcgttaaacaagtcgagtgtaatataaaaactcgatttttagctgcccaacttcatattcacgccttctggagcaaattcaaaattctggagaaattgaaaaatcgcgctggaggctccagaatggctggaaatggtgaaatttggatttgggtaattaatattatttttgggacttattttgaccatttttattgatcaagtacgtacttttttaaaaaagagcataaatcgccgaaaacagtcaattttgaattttcaaaaatttgccaaaaatcgaaaaatgaacttgggcagctgaaaatttggttttgggggtattagactatgctctttccaaaaatcgtggtcccgttcaaatcggagtgtgacacctcaagaggttcccttgtcagctaTTCTTTTACCGTCTTTGTGACCCTTTTTCTATCGATTTAAGTAGGCtgaatctattttcaaaatatttttcaccgattcaaatccaaaaacttttccaaagattcggtacatatttttgaagaacaaaaaaaaaagatcaaaatccACTGACCCATTTCACCATTCTTGTGATGTAGTATGAGTTGCATATTCATCGAAAATAAGGCGCaggaagaatttttcaaaataattattttcctcgtgttacaattttttgagctaaataaacaaaatttcaggggAACAATCCCTAATTAGGGTTAGAAGGGCTTTCAAACCTTCGTCATAATTTTAACAATCGTTGGTAGTAATTTATTTTACCGTCtttaaatttctgaatgaatatCTTCAAACTAAAGAACATCTTACGTGTAAAAATTAAAGGTAGGtaatagagctgaaaacggtactcgctgacagcgggtaactatcgtatccgtatcgtaaattctcgctactcggtagtagcgggtagcgaattgaaaaaatgtcgcaccggttcaggatataactagtagcgcattgaatgcgtagctggtgtaccggcatgacatcatcattgtcatcaatcatgtcaaacgtcacgaacgacaggtgtcgaagcgtaactcctcccacttacgcattatcaaattttggggtgcgtgcgcagaccaagtgcgaaaactttcgggttgtactcgctatacgctactatctatatccgaatcaacccgatacaaccactagcgggtttagccggtattttaaccagataccggtaagcgggtagcgtaaccgttttcacctctggtaggtaagtatgaattttttttttttttcttgaaataggTACCAACTCATTTTACTCTTTTAAAGCAATGCAACAGCAATTCGTTTTGATCCAACTCCACCTTTTGTGTAGGTATATTTCATCCAAGTGGAAATATAATTGGGCGATATCCAACAAACTTCGAGTCGAATTCGAATTTTAGTAGTGGGTTATCTATGCTGCTGCTCGAGAATGCCGCCGTGTTTTCAAACAAGATAGCTAATCAAGTCAGAcgtactttcatttttcaacttttctgcCCCGGTGTTGTGATGGGTGTAATCTTGTAATTAACGTATTTTACGAAACGTTGAATAAATTAACGGTGCCTGCTGCGAAATGATAAACTACATGTTTGTGTtccgaaatgatgaaaatttgcagaCGAGTATTGATCATTTTGGGGTTTGATCTCGAATAAGTTAAAATCAGAAATGTGATGGCACTTTTTCTCCAATGATTTTTATCTAGAAAGggtgtttattttattaaagtaggtacctatctaacttgtgtggttcaaattttgggacAAGTTTTTGATTACATTGagtgcatgatttttttttttttattattattaaaaaatttcattttttgttacgATTAAATTTAGTTGAATGTACGTCTAAATTAAAATCTGTTGGCAGATGTGCAGATGTATTCATCGTTTTAATTATACGTGATTaaagcgatgaaaaaattatacgcaTAGAATTGAATTGGCAACACTGTTATAAATAAACTTTCTGTAATGCTTTACTCTGCATAAGGGTCATCGTATTATAATAAACATTTCAGTCAAAAATCACCTCGAGTGTCGTGAGATCGTTAGAAGGTGATCGTGTTAATTCCATCGTAGATACGTTCGAGTATTTGGTGCTGTTTGAGAATTAAAAGCTGTAATAATgcgatttaaaattaaaaaagaagttCCACTTGAATTCATAGTTCGCCGCTGGAGTAGGTTTTGTTAGGATGTATAATTTTCACTCGAAGATATGCTGAtcaaaaaaaggtctttttATCTATTTTGTAACGGATtgcgtttcattttttaatcgaaCTAACCCTCTGCAtacttaaataatttttcatttgaaggaaattgaaattttttaatcagatttttctatttttttttttttatctaacaAATTTACACTTGGTATATAAAGCCTATTTATGataagtattgaaaataaatgctgatcaaatgacaaaaaataagacATTACTATTtcgatttaaacatttttttagctattatttttttataaatttttgaaaattaaactgacagaaaatcttttgaatgatttttcttaaTAGCTGCTCTATGATGACGCTttcaagttccatttttttttcaaaaaaacttcttCTCTCAGTTTAAGAAGTTTTTAatgtgtgtcaatttttttttatcattagagGTAACGACTTGAGCTGATAGTATATTAAATATTTTAGATGCTGAAGTTCATAATTTGGATtttagatcaaattttaaacattctaaaaattcaaaacatactTATGTTCAGAcctatatgaaaaatttcaaacttttttatggatttttttccccGAAAGAAACGAATTAGTGCAAAAATTATGTGCTTCATCATTTCAATCTTTCAGTTCAAAATCAATCATTCGTAGATCATTCTTTAGCATCGagaaaatttctagtttttttttaggattttcaaaTTGCATTCGGTAGAGTCTAACAataagatgttttttttgttttggttgatcaaaaatattttttgacagaatttattttattttttcaaaagttaccaATATATTAGAATCTATATTGACAATAATGTGAATTATTCGAACTGGCAAATCAGGTCCAAACAAAGCTAGATCAATTAATGAGTTTGcaaaataggtacctttctATCAAACATTCTTGTTGCTTAAGTTCATCTTTCGatttcaggtaaatttttgaaaatgagagagccaaaaagtgaaaaaattaaaattttaccctgaggagttctggagcctccagcgaattctCGAAACTCGCAATTTCCACGAATATTGCACCTAACCAAGATGGGAAGTTGAAATTAGGAAATGTATCATATTTTGAGCTACACAGATCGACTGGGGGCAGTTTctagtcgttctggagcctccagcaaaattttgaaaaccacaaTTTCCACAAATATATAACACCCAAACAAAATAGAACACTGAAACTTGGCATTTTACAGTATTTTCTACTACACAGACCGCCTGGAGGCAGTTTCGAGTTGATCTGGAGCCaacagcaaaatttcagaaatttcaatttctacaaaatcgGTATCAGACTCAACTAAATAGAAAGTTAAAGTTTGGTATTTGGTGGTATTTTCAACCACATAGATCACACACGGACTGGAGGCAACATCcaggcattctggagcctccagcaaaactttgaaaatcacaatttctaCAAATGTAGCACCCAAACAAAATGCAACattaaaacttggattttaCCGTATTTTCTACTACACAGATCAACTGGAGGCAGTttcgagtcgttctggagcctccagcaaaattttgaaaatttcaatctctacaaaaatattgaactgAACTACATAAAATGGAAAgttaaaatttggtattttgtGATATTATCAACCACATAGATCACAGACTGACTGGATGCAACTTCCAGtccttctggagcctccagcgaaattctgaaaatcacaatttctaCAAATATCGTATCCAACCAAACTGGAaagatgaaagttgaaatttctttaaattttgactcATACAGATCGAGTGCAAGCAGTTTCGcgtcattctggaggctccagcaaattttggaaatctcaATCTCTACAAAATATCGAACCAAACCAagatggaaaattgaatttgggacttttatcatattttcaaaCACACAGATCGACTGCATGCAATTCCGagtcactctggagcctccagcaaaattttggaaatctcaatcttttcaaaatatcgaaCCAAAGCCAAACCAATAagatagaaaatttaaatttggattgtttcatattttcaacctTACTGATCGACTGGAAATagtttccagtcattctggaggctccagcaagaTTTTATAAATCCTAATCTCTCCAAATATCGCACCTAACCAACATGGAAACGTGAAATtcaatatttaattaattttaaccaCCATTCAGACGGGCTGAAAGCAGTTTccagtcgttctggagcctccagcgaaattctgaaaatcacaatttctaCAGATATCACACCCAACCAAaatggaaagatgaaattcaaaatttctttaaatattGAGCCATACAGATCGACTGTAAGCagtttcgagtcattctggaggctccagcaaatATTGGAAATCTCAATCTCTACAAAATATCGACCCAAACCAagatggaaaattgaatttgggacttttatcatattttcaaaCACACAGATCGACTGCATGCAATTCCGagtcactctggagcctccagcaaaattttggaaatctcaATCTCTTCAAAATATCGAACCAAAGCCAAACCAATAagatagaaaatttaaatttggattgtttcatattttcaacctTACTGATTGACTGGAAATagtttccagtcattctggaggctccagcaagaTTTTATAAATCTTAATCTCTCCAAATATCGCACCTAACCAACATGGAAACGTGAAATTCaatattcaatcaattttaaCCACCATTCAGATGGACTGAAAGCAGTTTccagtcgttctggagcctccagcaaaattttgaaaatcccaatTTCTACATTTAATTCCGTCCAAACaaaatgtcaactttaaacttggcattttactgtattttcaaCTAGACAAATCGAGTGGAGACTGTTTCAAGtcatcctggagcctccagtaaaattataaaaattctaattttctaaaaaaaaaaaatctgtccaaAACACGCTGGTGTCctattttcagaatatttcagTTCGTTTCGTAGACGCCGAACTTTATTTGAacagtgtcatttttttggagaactgaaatttctagAATATTTCTGGAGGCTCGACTAGAAAAATTCGAAACCATCTCAGCTCAAACGGAGAAGTTTAAAGTATGCTAcctgccaaatttcagctttctatttGGATTAAGTGTATCTTTataaagttgtaatttttaaatattttttactggaggctccagaattgctcaaaacgacCCCATATCATTCCCAATCGATTTTGAAGGACCAAAGAagggtacataccaaatttcagctttctagctccattaggtaaagttttgatttttatgactTTCTTTATAGCCctctgattttccaaaaattcataaaaaatcgaaaaatggacttTAGTGCCTATTTATCCATCGGTTCGGATACTTCCCTCGaggtaattaggtataggtaactatacaggaaaattccagaaaaccCAAATAATTGCCCACTTGGTACGTACAAGGTGAAAATCAACTCTTCGTGTTCAAGTAAAATGAACAAAGTTTCATTCCATTAGTGAGCATTTTCAGGTATTCCACCCCCTCCTTCGTACTTCTTCTTTTAAAAACGATTTCAGTGGAGCATTATTACTATAGTAGGTTCACTTTGAAAGGAGCAAATGACTGGtcataaacgataaaaaatattaaaaaggtACTCTCTCAAGTACTTAGTTAAATATTCATAAATCCTAGAGTCAGTATACAGAGGAAcgtataaaataggtacctactgtaaatGATTAGTAAGCAAAATGTGTAGGTATCGATTATTGAAGTCTTATACAAGCTTATATCAGGCATTTTCGTACactttataggtacctatagttataATCACTTATTCAATGTCacatatttaatttaaaataatttcgaaaaaggaaaataaaacgCCAATGCGAGTACCCAATATTCTGCCTTCACCTTTCACAGGTTATTTTTCCTGCACAGTACGATTCTGAGACTGAGAGCATCGCGAATGAAAGTAAACgtgttaaaaattgataagatgAAACTGGTAAAAATAGGAAAGTGGTTGACGTTATTGATGATAATTTCAGCAGTGATACTAATCGCAGGTAAGTTcatcttggattttttcaatacGCAGATAAATATTTTTACGTCGTAGAAGATCGTTGCATTTccattatttgcaaaaattcacgtttcatCGTGAAAGATAGGACTATTCACCAATACGTAACTACgcagttgagctttttttcttcaatggaTGTAGGTACCTGAAAGATCATTAACCAGATTAAACGGctatgtttattttcatttccccTTCCAATTTCCTTGGGCTTATTTTATCGCCAATTGTTCGCAGATAGATAAAAGAAAAATGCAAAGATATCACcggtacctatgtaaattgaGCGTAGATTCGACTCATTCGTTAATCAGTCTCTTGATGGTTAGTTGCCAAATTGTCTGCGACACGATGGTGTACGATGTAGTTGAACAAATTACGCGatctcgttaatttttttctattaatcGTTGGACGAATGTCAAATCTTCCTCGTGTATTTTTATTAACCCTGATTTATTACCGTTCGTAATTTAGTtaatttatgtacaaaagtgGAAGTATTTCGAGAAGTGTTTCGTATAAACGGTGAAGATCATGGCAGATCGGTTTTCTTGCTTCGATATCTTTTACAGACTGTGTGATCGTTTATTTAATCGTCGATATCGGAGATTTTTACTctgcgtaatttttattttaataggtTACTTCCTTTATTCAAAACGGTCGGCTGTAGAGCAACGAACTTCGAATAAAGTTTATCCAGATGATCCGACTGAAAGTAAGCTAGAATTTACCTATCATTACCATACCTATCTAGACTGATTTCATCGATCGATGAGACGACTAAATAGGACTAGTAAATTGAAACgtgatccttttttttctcgtttcgtagaagatgaaattttacgaGTAGTGCATTTGGATTTGAAAGGAGCTCCGCCTAAGATGTCTTATTTAATCGATCTCATACCTAAGTTGATACGTACAGGAGTGAATGGTTTATTAATCGAATACGAAGATATGTTTCCTTACTCGGGTATACTTGAAAATGTCACATCGAAAACACCGTATTCTGCACTGgatgtaagtacgagtacaagtagcgaaaatcattcaaagtaacgatctaggtacctataaggtTATTTATCCTTCTCGAATTCAACAGGTTGAACGATTCGTGAGATACTGCTACGAACAAGGCATCGAAGTTATCCCATTGATTCAAACGTTCGCCCACATGGAGCATATTTTAAAGCTGccagatttcagctttctgcgAGAAGATTACCACGATCCTCGTGTGATTTGTCCTTCGAATGTTCGTACGATGGCAGTAATCAAAGAAATGATCCACCAGATCAAGATGATGCATCCACACAGTAGAAAAATTCACATAGGGTGCGACGAAGTCACCACCATCAACGTGTGCTCGTTATGTGCGAAACAATACAGATCTAATTGGTAAGTTGAATAATTGAAACCAGTTGATTGAGTTGTTTCTTTGCTTACCTATATGTAAAAGTTTACTTCTCGTAGGTAAAGTTTGTAGCGTATCGGTACATAAGTGAAACGTTAACGATGTAATGACTAATCATCGGACAGTCGTTTGCGATAGTTCGAGGATTCGTTCAACCTAACCTAACTTGTTTGGGTGAAGGTGACGTTCGGACCATGGGGGTCGTTGTACCTTTTGGGCACGTTTGCAGGTAGCTGAATTCGTGTCTGAGGGTGTATGAGTTGACGACTCCGTTTGGAACTCCTTCCGAACATCCATCAAAATGATCGTGGTATGGTTCTGAGTGCTCGCATTTGAGAATATTAAAATGTGAGCTGGTGACCTTGATCAgacatttttgattaaaatttttaattcgatcaTGGTGAGAGGATGGGGAAGATGTTGAGAGATTGATTCTGTTTGTTGGGTCTTGGTCTATCGTAGGATCAAGGTCAAGGACAAATTATCAAGTCTCATTTTATTTTCGTGCTGTAGTTTGTCATGATCATGACGTAGATGGGTAATTTCATCaggaattttttgcataaattaatCCAGctcaatgttgatttttttaaatattcgatttttaaaaaaacctacttacttaggtaggtatttctttttggcacaacttaatttatttttggtaagttgggtacatattaatttttttttttaaatttaaaatgtcaaaaaaattttttcaagtttaagtAAAATGAATacaatgaagatttttttctagtaattttaGAAAGTCACGTAGAATAAAATAATACGAAATGGTAATCCTAAAATAGGTATTACTCGTAAATTTGAGTTTCCATGGGTTCCCAAATTTAGGATTTGAATTACCTCATACCGAGACAAACTATTTCTggactgatttttcgatttctccgaCAATCGGAAAGGATCTCAACCCTgctttttggcgaatttttgaaaatcaataatggagtcaaaatgggaaaaaatcaaaatgttacaaaattcaagtagaaagttgaaatttggcatgtaccctattttcgacccccacaatcgattggaaacgatttcgaactattttgagaaattctggagcctccagcagatttttgaaatttgaaattaggtacttaaattATTTTACTCAATAAAGTTaaggagctaaaatttttttgtatcccAATTTCAGTGGTTTAAAatctttctggagcctccagctatattttggaaattccagattttcgaaAAGTGCCATAATAACTAATCAAATTGACCTGGTTACGAATAAAAACAAGTTAAGGCGGTGTacacgtcaatttttcaaaatcagattctGCTGGTTCAGGatcaatttattcttcaaatcGGAAAAATGGCGCGATTGGTTAAAAGGGTTACTTACTCGTGCGTACAATACCATCAATCACGTTTATACctgttaaaattaatttgaacaatttttatggaacttttcaaaaattctggaattttcaaaatttgtctgaAGGCtacagaacggcttgaaaccatccTCAATCGTCTCAAAACGTTGAAATTACCCAAgttataaagtaaattttaactttccaaCTTcactgaatgaaattttgtggaaatttcaacttttgaaaatctccaGGAGCCTTCATGGACAGCTCAAACCTTATGGTTGAAACTGTTTCTGATCAATTTGGAAGGTTCGAAAATAGGATACTTAGTTGCCTAACTTCAACATTCTTAGGTtactttggtaaaaatttgattttttcacatttttaataatcctttgatttttgaaaattcatcaaaaatgttcttcagcagctgaaatttttctcaatcaaTTGTATTTTGGCATGTTTATTcgattcaactttcaactttcatcaGAAGCCATTTTGGGCTGAAGTCTCCTTGATATActcttgggatttttttttcaagttcctttcgattttcaagtaggtatttgtattttttttttcatagcagCCAAATTTGGTTCCGGAACATTCTCTATCTCTTGAATACATTTTCTCGATTGGAAAACGCCCTAATTGCCATTAATTcagttttctgtcaaaattatacagaaaaatcttttttttttttttgttgatcaaACTTCTCACCTAAAAGCTTGTATtatgctaaaattgtgaaaaaatcgtacttttccaatcaaaaatttcaaaagaaaactgtttttgtcagaattattaaaattaagtcaacaaatgtgaaaaaaaaaacaaaatgttaccTATATTCGAGCtaacaaagctgaaatttcaaatacaacGTATTTTGATCCTCCCCTCTGGCCTCCCCTCTTCCATTGATTGGTTGAATGTTCCGACTGAGTAATCAAATTCACCATCCAAACTCAACTTCcggatcaaaaaattgatcgtggtcaaaaatcgattaatcgaatcgcaaaaatcgattcatttgcgattatCGATCCTTCAAGATCGAGAATGTTCCGAATGAGAAAACAATTATTCTaccttcaaaattcaacttctggatcaaaaaattgatcgagtttcaaaatcgattaatctaatcgcaaaaatcgattcattttcgattatCGATTCAATATGATCGAGAATGTTCCGACTGAGTAATTAAATTCACCATCAATACCTCCAACTTCcggatcaaaaaattgatcgtggtcaaaaatcgattaatcgaattgcaAAAATCGACTCATTTGCGATTATCGATCCTTTAAGATTAAGATCGAGAATTTtccgaatgaaaaatcaattctaccctgaaaactcaacttctggatcaaaaaattgatcgattcaaaatcgattaatcgaatcacaaaaatcgatACATTTGCGATTATCGATCAAAAACCTTATGATCGAGAACGTTCCgaatgaaaagtaaattttagcttcaaaagTCAACTTCCgggtcaaaaaattgatcagggttaaaaatcaatcaatcgaatcgaaaaatatttcaagtcgAGAGAAATTCCAAAGCCTTCTTTACCATgcagaattttgagaatataaatttcttgaaatttcatctagtTGAGttagaaaatgtgaaatttggtcCACCAGTTGATATgattagattttgatttttttaaatgtttcccTCGAAATTTcagattgaattttattttattttacagattttttgtaaaattgattttgacaatatttttgcTCTATTcgcattttatttttccatcaaactCATTCGAGCTGGTTTTTATTACTTGTACTTTGTAATATTTATCAATagaagtaaaattaaaatgcaGTTTTTGGTGGTAGCGTTAGGATTTCCTTATCGCTCTCATGCATTGATTATACCAATATCTACCCATACCTTCCACTTACTTATCtgttttttgtacatttttttgtttaaacagGAATACTTTCCATACTCATGTGAAACAGGTTGCATCATTTATCAAGAAAACTTACAACAATCAGATCAAGGTCCTAATATGGGACGATATGCTACGTTTTAGAGACTATGACATGATAAAACACACAGAACTACAGGATTACGTCGATATTGTAATTTGGGATTACACTGCACTACTCGAAGAACCAATTCGTAATATGATCTGGAACAAGTAAGTattatctacctactttttttttttttttttttttttttttgtttgtttaccaAAATGCAATGcatataaattttgtaaattagactaaaacaaaaaaacattttccaacaGTTTCTCAGCTACCTATACTAAATACtacctatttacatttttaaaatttgatacttaTTCGTATTTTCTCTCCTGTTATAGATATACCAGCATATTCCCCAGAATCTGGGTAGCTGGAGCGTTCAAAGGAGCCGACGGTGCGAAATCCATGTTGCCCAAGATGGAGACACGTTACAAGAATCACAAATCCTGGATGGAGTTTCTCAAATCCAAATCCTCATCGACCAAGATAATCGGTTTCATTAGCACCGGTTGGTCCAGATACGATCACTTCGCATCATTATGTGAACTGCTTCCGGCCTCGATCCCGTCTCTGATCCTGAATACTCTGAAAATAACCGAAGCTTTGTCTCATTCGTCCTTCCATGATATTGAAAAAGAATACAACGATTTGCTGCAGTGCTATCTTCCGAATGTTAATAAGAACAACGCTAAGGCTGCACCAGTATCTCGATTCAAAGTATACGATATTCTACACTCGTGGAGCCATGTGGACAAGTGTTTTTTTCGGGAAGCACGTCTCATAAGCAGTATTGCTAATCTGACTCAAATTCAggataaaattgacaatttgtaCGATGTTTTGTACGAGAAAAGTGGCTGGATCGACGAGTACCATTTGAAAAGTAACATGATGAATACCAAAATCGTCGCTCAACATTTCCACGATAATTCCTTCAAAGAAACCAGTTTGTCGTTTTATAATATTTACGGTATACTGAAAAAAGAATTGCTTCGTTACTATAATGCTAATACCGTCGAAGAATGGCTCGGAACGTACGTCGAACCTTTTTCAAGGAAATTGGAGACTTTGAAGCGTGTGTTGGAtaagactgctacgacttttgtttggcaaagAAGAGATCCTTGAGGGATGATTTGAGGTTATAATGTGACTGAGTATTTTGACGATGACATTCCAGTAGTAGATTATTTATTGATTAGCCTATAAGTACTCGAAttaattgaaataggtattatgagcatttgtgatttttgaactcATCCGTCAGGTCATATTAAAAATTGGTGTGATCGTTTTCATTACTCTTGGTGCTTCCTATAAATTTAAATCGTCCTTATGAATGTTCCTGTTGATGATTTTAGATTTATTGTTTTCTTTTATGATACCCTTGTAGCGTTGGACtgttcttatttatttattcgagtATAGCGACAAGGGtcagtatttattttatttttgatcagtTTTATTTAAATCTTCTTCGactgatatttttaatttcaattgatttatttttatacctctGTGACGTATAATTGAATacctgtttatttatttattcatttatttctattcattttattaatttatttcccttttatttatttatttgtttatttatttttattcatttcattaatttattccTCTCGCAATtacttaatttattattttattctatttatgtatttatttatattcaCTTCATTAATTTATTCCTTTCCCAATCacttaatttattaattaattttcctattttcaatttttttacagaagtttttaataaatttatctaTAGACactaaatttatcaaaaaaatgtttgtgttCTAGATTTATATTTACCTTGAAACCATAATGAAACCTATGCcccttcaaaatgagaaaagaaaGGAGAAATATTTAATTAGCctatattttatatttattt
The sequence above is a segment of the Planococcus citri chromosome 3, ihPlaCitr1.1, whole genome shotgun sequence genome. Coding sequences within it:
- the LOC135841399 gene encoding hexosaminidase D-like, coding for MLIKKRLFFLHSTILRLRASRMKVNVLKIDKMKLVKIGKWLTLLMIISAVILIAGYFLYSKRSAVEQRTSNKVYPDDPTEKDEILRVVHLDLKGAPPKMSYLIDLIPKLIRTGVNGLLIEYEDMFPYSGILENVTSKTPYSALDVERFVRYCYEQGIEVIPLIQTFAHMEHILKLPDFSFLREDYHDPRVICPSNVRTMAVIKEMIHQIKMMHPHSRKIHIGCDEVTTINVCSLCAKQYRSNWNTFHTHVKQVASFIKKTYNNQIKVLIWDDMLRFRDYDMIKHTELQDYVDIVIWDYTALLEEPIRNMIWNKYTSIFPRIWVAGAFKGADGAKSMLPKMETRYKNHKSWMEFLKSKSSSTKIIGFISTGWSRYDHFASLCELLPASIPSLILNTLKITEALSHSSFHDIEKEYNDLLQCYLPNVNKNNAKAAPVSRFKVYDILHSWSHVDKCFFREARLISSIANLTQIQDKIDNLYDVLYEKSGWIDEYHLKSNMMNTKIVAQHFHDNSFKETSLSFYNIYGILKKELLRYYNANTVEEWLGTYVEPFSRKLETLKRVLDKTATTFVWQRRDP